The Juglans microcarpa x Juglans regia isolate MS1-56 chromosome 2D, Jm3101_v1.0, whole genome shotgun sequence DNA window TTCGTTTGGAATTTATTATCAGTTTGGATTGCACGTTGCCAGTTTGGATTGCACGTCATTGTTAAGAAAATGTCTGGTTTGCCATAATGCTgaactaaagccattgcttccatatatctttttctcATGTCTCTTAGACCTTCAATAAATGACGAAGGCAGTATAATCCGTTTCTCAACATTAGAAGCGTTTGTTTCCCTAAGCGTAATGGTATAAAAAATACCTTGATATACTTTTGATCGAATATGTTGTtggttatttataaaataatctaattttgaCGTCTCAATTTTAACATACATATCTACCACAAATTGTTGCAGTAGTCGaccagaaaataataaaattgatctgacattttctcttatttgtaatttgtagcaATAATATTCACGGCACGAAACAATTGgatcattcttttttatgtttaacGCTACAAAAGTAGAATGTGAATGAAATGTTACTAAATTGGACGTACAtactaaatgaaatttttgaatattaatacTGTAATCTAACCTCGTTGTTCTCTTGCAAGTAATTCTTCTGTAATTCCTGATTGTTGAGGATTTATTGATCAGCTTGTTTCGTTATGTGTAGATTTGTTTCTTCTACTGACTCTTTCAATTCCTTGATGCCAACCAATATCgccaaaaggaaataataacTGATATTGCAGCAGATCATAACatctaaaataatattgtttccCCTTTTCgtcttctctttcattttctacatCTCGATGAGTTTTGTATTCTACCATGCTTcgtgtttgaaatttttatgttcCTCTGTTTGCTTCAAAGGGAGTTTATTTCGAATATACGGTATTTTACATGGGGGTATTTGTGAGTTCTGTCCTTCAGTAGTCTCTTCAATAGTGGTTGGAGGTCTAAACATATGGGTCGATTGGCATTGTGAAAGCATATATTTaatcaagaaaatattaagttcCAAACACTGAAGTAAGAAAATGTCAGGAATATTTATGGGTCGATTGGCATTGTGAAAGCATATATTTAGTcaagaaaatattaagttcCAAACACTCAAGTAAGAAAATGTCAGGAATATTCAATATTCCAACTCCATCCGAATTGaataaaatctataataaaaatataaacaatgatATATGCCATAAAAAAtgtatgggtttatttttaaatgtttattttcaagttttttttcttttgcatgcaGTCATTGTTCTTggttcctcttcttctctttttttttttttttttttcaaaaacttgttGCTTTGTTTGCGTACAATCTATCACCATAGAATGACCATCTTCTCCAGATAATTTCTGACCTTTTTTTCCCTCAGTTTTTTTACTTATTCCTAAATAGTCCTATGTACTTTGATCACCTAATCTGCCAACATTTGGTTAGTGAGGAGTTGAAATGTAATTAGTAATAATCAACATTTATAACATTTCTTGCTCACGTAGGATTGTATGCATCTAATTATCGTACGTTCTAATCCCACTGAAATCATATGGCCAACATAGGACCCATGTTTCGAACAAAGATTTGAGATGTCACAtagataaactatatatatatatatatatatatacactataaaCACACAAAAGGTAGTTACACTTACCTTTCAATGTTCCTTACAAACTTAGGACCATTGCACTGCTTCCATACACCTGATTTGAGAGAAACAGAATTGAGTTTATAAGGATTGAGTTTTCTGAATTGACCTTTTTGTATTCACTAAATTTTCAGAATTGAGTTTTCTGAtaggttttttaataaattttatggaTTTCTAGGTTTTATGGtatcaatttcttcatttcttataaatatgaacaaaaatatGTAATGCATAGATAAGCTTATActataaatacataaaagactGTTATACTCACTTTTCAATCTTCCTTGAAAACGTAGCACCATTGCACTGCTTGTAATGGAAGggttatttgaaaaagaatgtaaaagaaaaaatcaagtTACTTTTCAAAGCTTAGCACCAATGCACTGAAAGTAATAGAAGGGTTTTCTTAAACACAGTTCAATGCCTCTAGCCTTCCTACGAAATATGTCTCTTGGTGTTCAAACATTGAACCTAACTACTGCACTACCTGGCCATTCGGCTGTCTCATGTGATTATAAATTCCAAATTTATCAATGCCTATACAAAACGAacataaaaagtaaattattaaatataataagttaTACTGCATATTATAGCTTACATATGATTAAAATCTACCTCCACAAATTTAATACTACATGCAATATAATATGTCatttaatttctaaattatttttcttgtttgcagCTACCATTCCAATGCATGGATTCACAAATTCAGTAGCTGGACACGGATGATAATGGGAAATTCCTATTTAAATTCAGTTGTTGtgttttttcaaattgtaaattattataatgtttTCTATTATAATGAATACGAAAAGACAATTGCATCCacgatttattattataataaatctgttttattagcaaatttaaagatattaataaTGAAATACAAACTGACAGAAACTACAAGAGTAGCCACAAACGAAATGTATAGGAAAATACAATTGTATCCCtgtgttttgttttcattgcagatttaaatttattataattataatagagGCTTAACAAATTATTACAAACGGATGGAAAGTTAATGAAAACCAGGATATTccgttaaaacaagaaaattatgttaaaacaaggaaatttcatttcataggctctttatatatagagagagatgtatatatatataaaacagaaAAGCAAGTAAAAGACTGTAATAATACCCAACTACTAAGGGCATTGATGGGAAAAAATTGTCAAACATAAAGCACTGTTTTTCACTGTTTATAAggagatataaatatatactgtAACATTTTAATGTCTGCAGCTTTTAATTTCCACTCTTACTAGATAGAGTGCACTCACTGGCATGCAATTAGGTCTATGAATTATTTGTTCCACTCCCGTTTATGTCCCATTAATGATTCCAATCCCATTACCACGGCCAGTCACTCCATTCCATTCACTTTCGATGGGGATGGCGCAACAAGATCGACtgaaaataagatagaataCACAATTTGCAGTACGGTCGCCAATTCTATACCCTATTTTAGATATTAACGTGGTATATCATATAATTGAAGatgacataatttaaaataaaatgtaaaattttaccaagagttatatatatatatatatattatatcaggAATGTTATGCATCAGTCACAATTTACTCACACActctatacttataatttttttataaggtgtgaagatattttcataggatgtgagatgtttttcataaggtatgaGGTGtggagtagtgaatagtagctgatgagaataatttttctatatatataagttttatttttcaatgtaGTATTATGTTTATAGCAGATCTCGTGGACACTGATCATGCCCTTATGAATACACTTTTCATCAACTTAGCGAACTCTatgaaaatgaatgttaaaAAAGAGACTGATTTATGAGATAGGCCAATCAATACACAACCAAATAATTAGTGAAAGTCGTATATAATCTTAATATTCATTACCGgccataaggaaaaaaaaaaaaaaaaaaaaaacctccaagTGGTAATAATCCGATGCAAAATAAAAACTGAATAGTAGTTTTGAGCATATGAAATTTGTTCAGTATGAATTCTATGGCAAGAGACGCCAATTCATTTATCACATATCGTAAGGTGCTTTTTTTTCATTGAAGCgattgaattttaataaaatgtgatattattttataaataatgaagAATGCATTAGCCGGTAGgataataaatgataaaatttataaatcctAGAACtcagaaaaaaaatcaagaattttaatataaaacaacaGTAAAATGattattgtattaatattagagTTGATTTCTTTAGTTGATTTTATCTTGTTCTGATTTattaatgtatttatcattcttttcttttttggaaagtaatgtatttatcattcttGATCCGTAAAGATGGGAAATGGACTTTTGGGAGAGAAGATCCGAATCAAAGATCCAACCCAAAGTTCAAAATTAGCGATTTAACGGCCAAAGATCCCACTGTTCATCAGTACCCTTCTTTCTCGCGGTTACTTCCTCTCGTGTCCCACCCCGAatcccaatctctctctctctctgtgtttttgTGTGTGTCTTCATAGAGACATGATATAATGGCTGGAATCCGACTACCTCCGGAGGACCCCGAGCCCTCGTCACAGCAGAGCAGAGGTGCGGTGTGTGATCTGGTCTCCGACGACGAGCGCTCCGTGGCGGCTGACTCCTGGTCCATCAAGAGCGACTACGGCAGCACCCTCGACGACGACCAGCGCCAAACCGACGCTTCCGAAGCCCTCTCTGCCGCCAACTACCGTGCCCCCTCAGATTACAGGTCtcgtttctttatttttctgtaaCGCTCCGTCTGGTTCGTGAGAAATTTTATTGGGAAGTAATGAGAAAATATCAAGAACACGTGAAAGGTAGGTTCTTGCATTGTTAGGGGAATTTTGTTTTCAATGTCGTTGCTTGAGTGAAAAATGCAATGATCGGTAGACCGAGTGTAAGCAAGATTTTGTAACTGTTTGCTATTTAGTTGTGCGATTTTGTTATGGAGTTCCTAAAAATGAAGGTCTCTGAATATGTTAAAACAAAAGCTGTAAGACTATGTGGTGGAACGCCAAAGTGGGGGCTAGTTTATTTGATGCGTGGCTCTGTCAAATTCATTGATTATCAATTTTGATTGATCTAATGTTAATCCGAGGAATATATGTGAATCGCCCACAACTTACAGTCGCCAAATAAACTTTTGGAATTGTTTCCCTCATATTTTAGGAGCATATGATTTGTTTAAATTGTTGAAGTCTGTGGAAGAGCTGAATATGATTTaacttttagtattttgatGTGCATACTGAGTTTTAAATCATGTATTGTGTGTGCAGTTCTGACAAGGAGGAGGCAGATGCTGAAGAAGCAGCGCAATCAATGCTAGGCCTTCAGAGTTATTGGGATTCTGCATATGCAGATGAGTTAGTAAATTTTCGTGAGCATGGCCATGCTGGAGAAGTTTGGTAAGTGTTGATTTGTATACgttattctcttattttcagGCATGGAAATCTGGAATCCATTTCGATTTTCACcgactttaatttattttttataggtaataagttaattcattgatagaaagataggcatagccaagtacactAGGAATATACAGAAGCATACACCTATCTAGGAACTAGAAACATTTTCACTGACTTTTATTTATAACACAAAACCTAAAAACTTTCCTAACAAGggttttatatttctaattttctgtAGATGAAATCAAAGATAGGAAGGGactcaaataattttagtttctatatatgtaattaaagTATCTGGAACATTGTTGCTATGTTATGCGATATATAGGGTTTATACTTATTTGATGACTAAAGGTATAATGAATATCGACCAAAAGAGGGTACACCTTGTGTACTTGAAGCATTAGAAACCGAGGCTCACATGAGTATAAACTTGATTGCACAAATGGATGCACATAAAGTGGCAAACATCTTCATTTCTTCACTAAGATATATTCTGGAGGTTTTATCTTAGGTCCCTGTATGATAGATGGTTTGCTTAAATGTGGTGTAAAGAACACTGAAGTGATTGGATGTACTTATTAATTTGATAGGGATAGGGCTAAAGAATGAATTTAGAAAGAATCttatgttcttgtttttttctcaGTGAAAATAATCTATTTGCTTGTTTACCTATCTTTCTACAGGTTTGGAGCAGATGTCATGGAAGTTGTTGCTTCTTGGACCAAAGGCCTGTGTATTGACATTTCTCGAGGTTGCATGCTAAATCATGTTGATGATATCAAGTCTGAGCCAGCTGAGGGAGATAAATCTTTGTGTACACGGAGTGTTCTTGATATTGGAACTGGCAATGGTTTACTTCTTCAAGAACTTGCTAAGCAGGGGTATGCTTTGAAATCTGGACTGTTTTTCTGGTAATATATCTTTTTTACGTAGTGAATGCGATTGAAGTGATTTTCAGGAATTGTTCATTAAAATGACAAGAGGAGATTTTCCTGCATTTGTTTGATTTAGAATGGGTTTTCACAAAAAGAGAGTAGGGAAACAATTTGGCGACGGAGGGGAAAAATTGATGGGTAACATGTGGAGTGTAAATGCATCTGTATGTTACAAATTTCAGTCACATGTCAAGCACATTATCAATGAAGTGTCATTTTTAATGTCCATTTAAAGTGTCTGGAACAttacaaattattttgaatTGTTGTGAACATTGAAAATGTCTATGTGCTCCACCCGAGGGGGAGGGAGTGGGTTTGCTTGCAGAGCATTGTCAGTCACCATTCATCCATGGCATATTCGATCAAGAAGGGGGAACTAGTCAGAGTTATTAAGCAATCTAACTACAGTAGGAAAGTTGCAGGTTGTGAAATATGCATTAACCATGTATACCCCAAATAATAGGTATGGCCAACAATTGAGACAAAATAGTTTAACTGCTTAAAGATCCAATGCCACCTAGCTTTAATCTCCTTGGTACATGCTTTACAATCAATGAAATGGCCATTTCTACAATGTTGGTCGTCTCCCCCAACATTAGACATGATCAGTCTTCTTTACTGTGTGTAACTAATGTAATACATGCTTTCCTTATTTGATGctagcttatttttttttattaggaagaaaaaataataaaaatctccaGACAAAGTCATGCCAATATTTTACCTTCCTAAACATTACTGTACCATCCCGTTGTCGTTTGGGATGGTCATCTTTTAGAACCCTATTTTATGTAATTGTGTTAGTTGAGTAGAcgaataaggaaaaaaaagtgatgGAAAATGTAGAGAGAAGAGACAAGCCAAATTCAATAGATATCAGTGTGTGCTAAacttaaaattcatttttgtatatttcctgtgtactaCAACAACACCTCTTTTGATCCTCAGTAAAgcgtaatttatttattatttttttgtttgattttaacATTGATGGTTGTAGGGCATGATTCTGAAGATATAATGATGTTTTGGTTAAAGTATGAACTCATGGTCTTTCTGGATTCAGATTCTCTGATTTAACTGGTACCGACTATAGTGAAGGGGCAATTCAGCTTGCTCGAAGCCTTGCTGATCGTGATGGATTTCCCAACATTAATTTTTTGGTATGAGTAAATCTTGAGTATATTTTGGAGGCATATTTTGGAGTTATGAAGAGTAATAATTCTATGTGGAAtcttaatatctttaattattagtGGGTTGGTAACCCCTatgggttggctcaagtggtaaaggccttggtcttggtggtatgctccctccaaggtccAAGGCTCAAATCccattgggtgcaaacaatctctaggggccattggactgagggatttttcccttgaattacccgaggtgcacttgctgGAAACTTCTTGTTGAGAgcctgtgcacccctgggatAGTCGAGATGCTGTTCCCGGATACCTGGTGcctgtaaaaaaagaaattgttagcGGGGTTGGTGCGATGGTTTTGCACGCCTAAGAAATGGACCTGTTTTCTCCCGTACCACATTCTTAATAGGATCTTAGCACCAGACACTTTTCCAATCTTTCAAATTTCTTTGGTGCCTTTTAGAAGGGAGGGAGGATGGGGAGAAGGTGAGGTGAtgtttattttcttactttacCTTCCCTGCcccttttctttccttcagaGCACGTTatcacttttacaaattttatctGCCATTTTATTGGCTGCTTGATAAACAGTTGTCTACTTCAAAAGATAAGGTTAATTAGAAGTTTGAATAATCTGGTCTGGCTTGAATTTCCGAAACAGAGAAGTCTGCAGTTTGAAATGGATCCAGTAAATCAATAGAAAACATATTATTAGcgaaaacattttcatttttctttaacttccaatacaaatacgtttaaaccccaaaataatttttgacCTCACCAAAtgaatcaatttcttttgataggtaatcTCACCAAATGAATCATAAGTGGAACCcacacaaaaatcttaaaaaacaaTCTTACAAAACTTTTTCACTTTAAATAGATCCTACCACTTTCGCAAACAATAGAACATCTCAAAAGagtttttcacaaaattttcaataagtTTCTTATGAATGCTTATAGTTtccattaattttctttaaagagacTAGATTAATGCACTGCTAAGAAGATTTACAGGGTAAATTCTTCTTTTCAATGTAATACCGTAATGGTGATGAAGTTGGGCTCCTCTCATCCTTGATCAGTGTTGTTGAAAGCATTAGGTCCCCTTTTTCTACATACCTGCCAAGTCACTTTTATGAGTAGTCTATTAGACTGTAAGAACGGAATTGTATAAATAATCAATATTCAATTGCAACTAGTTATGGATCCAACCATTTTTCCAATTGAATTACGTACTTtttactcaaaaataaaaaagctgcATTAGCACCTGGTACTTCACAAAAAGGACATTGTGTTTGCACTTTGATTTAGGAGTTTGAAGTGCTCTCTCTTTGGTGCTTTGAGCTTTAAGCATGCCTAGGGGTGTGTTAACATTCCATTAATGGGTATTAAATAGAAATATCATAAGTTGATGTTAATTTGTAAAGAATAAAGACTGTAAATTCACAACCGTGGTATCAACAATCAAGTTGGTTCATTCAGCATGTTTTCGTGAAATACTAATTTAGGGCATCATATTGTGATTGATAACGctagattaaataaaatattgaatgttCTTGAGGACATTACACTTcaaccccctcccccccccccccccccccccccccccccccccccccccccccccaaaaaaaaaaaaaaaaaaaattctcgtgAATTATTTTAAGCTTTGATTGAAAgctaaatttaactaattccATATGTATTTACAAGTTTGTTTATTATTGTGAAATGGATAGCCTTTATAATGCGCTGTATTTGATCTACATAAATAATGTTACCAATATGAGCGTATGTAATAAGTTGAAATCTTATAGTTGATTCTTTTCATCTAAATCTCCTGTATTGTTCTTCTCTTATTTGCTTATAAGGTTGACGATATTCTTGAATCAAAGTTGGAAAGGCAGTTTCAACTTGTCATGGACAAAGGTACTTTAGATGCCATTGGGTTGCATCCTGATGGCCCAATCAAAAGGTAACGTGTAGTTTTTTAGTTATTCTACTACTATTTTTCAAGTAAAAAGGAAGTTGTACTTATTGAACAATAGTTGTGTGAAGTTTTCATTTGATCTCCTGCCCAATATACATGGGCATTGGAATAATTGAGTTGGCGTTTTCTGATATCGCAGGATGATGTATTGGGATTCAGTATCAAGATTGGTGGCTTCTGATGGATTATTAGTAAGCACCATTGCTTTGGCTAATATTTGTTACTGGAATTGGTACCTTATAGTTTCTTTTACGTATACCATACTTTTAAACAAGCTCTCATTTTTAGGGAGATTCCCCGTTGGGAGGATCATGATTTACCTTATGTTGAGTCCTTTGTAGCTTATGTTTCCCAAGGTTTTTCATACTCCGCTGGATGTTCTTTCTTTTGTTACCGATCAAGGTGATGCTTTTGTAGGTTATCACATCATGTAACAgcacaaaaaatgaattaatgcAAGAAGTGGAAAGTTTCAATCAGAGAAGGATTGGTGGGTCCCAGGATCCTGAGACACCTAGGGATCAAGAAGCAGGAAGAGATCCTCCATTTCAATTCCTGAGCTATGTTCGCTCATATCCAACATTCATGTTTGGTGGATCTGAGGGATCACGTGTCACCACTCTGGCATTTTTACGGAGCTAAAATTGCAAGTCCCTTTGTCTTTGTTGGATATACTTTTGGTCATATGATTTGACGCACATGGTTTTTGCTTTCCGTGTGTGTATGTGCATGGGAAGAAATGGAAAGCTACTGATGTAGAAGGTTTATTTCCTTGAGACCCTGGATTTGCTGATGAATGTGAAAGTGAGGTTTCCTCAGGCTTTAATTTGTTAGGGAACTATGTGATTGGTTGCATATGAGAATATTTCACACTAAATTTGCATTGCATTTAGCTATACATCTTAGAGCATCGTTCAGGAAGGTTTCTGAGATCAATAATAAGCTACATGTGCAGAAACCCTTGTTGGTGATATTGATTCAACAAACCTTTGTTGAACATAAACCTGGCCGAGCacataaaatgagaaaaaagtgGACATTGTCTGATTGACTGTCGATCTGAATGTCAGTTTTCCATTAATTTAAGAGAGAGTCTACTTTGCTTCCCCAACTTGACACTTTtatttgaccgctggtcaaattttttttttattttttatttttatttagtgattaaggaagtgattttaagtgtattggtgtatttttttttatttttttaaatatatttaaacatgttaaaaaaatatgaaaaaaaaagaaaaaaaaatttttataccgcccagcggtcaaaatagggtggcatagtagccgcccccttAATTTAAAACCAAGTACTCTTTACTGGGAGAAGTACTCGGCCATCAGAACAGTGTAAGTGTATATTTAATAGAAATAAAGAATTAGGTTGGTGGCAAATCAGCACCCAGATCACTCTGTAATTCTTCTTATCAAGCATCAttgaacaaatttttaatggcTTTTGCAggccaaaaaggaaaaagtcatAAGCTTATACGAGTCCCAAGTGCCTTATCGTTTTACGTTCTTAGAATAGTTgttagcatattatatatatatatatatatatatatatagcatgaacCAAAAGTAGCGGAATACAAGCTAGCGACCGTTAAATTGGCTATATGCAGGTCAAATAACTCCACAACTTGGGACAAAAGGAGATTGTCTTTAATAAGGTACTAAGTTAATGATAATTA harbors:
- the LOC121248807 gene encoding EEF1A lysine methyltransferase 2-like, with protein sequence MAGIRLPPEDPEPSSQQSRGAVCDLVSDDERSVAADSWSIKSDYGSTLDDDQRQTDASEALSAANYRAPSDYSSDKEEADAEEAAQSMLGLQSYWDSAYADELVNFREHGHAGEVWFGADVMEVVASWTKGLCIDISRGCMLNHVDDIKSEPAEGDKSLCTRSVLDIGTGNGLLLQELAKQGFSDLTGTDYSEGAIQLARSLADRDGFPNINFLVDDILESKLERQFQLVMDKGTLDAIGLHPDGPIKRMMYWDSVSRLVASDGLLVITSCNSTKNELMQEVESFNQRRIGGSQDPETPRDQEAGRDPPFQFLSYVRSYPTFMFGGSEGSRVTTLAFLRS